The following proteins are co-located in the SAR202 cluster bacterium genome:
- a CDS encoding nitroreductase, whose product MEAFKTVRTILAVRDYQERPLPPDLLRRILEAGRLTGSSMNGQPWHFIVVNDRDTLHRLAGTTPSRSYVAQAPIAIVVAIEKSPYSVSDASRAIQSMVLTAWSEGVGSNWVGFLRSLDQVNALLGIPKELDVIAVIPLGYPKKTLGRGKKQRKPLSQIAHRGRFGQPFE is encoded by the coding sequence ATGGAAGCCTTCAAGACAGTCCGTACCATCCTCGCCGTCCGCGACTACCAGGAGAGACCCCTGCCCCCCGACCTCCTCCGCCGCATCCTCGAGGCCGGGCGCCTCACCGGCAGCAGCATGAACGGCCAGCCATGGCACTTCATCGTCGTCAACGACCGTGACACCCTCCACCGCCTCGCTGGTACGACGCCTTCCAGGTCCTACGTCGCCCAGGCCCCCATAGCCATCGTCGTAGCCATCGAAAAGTCCCCCTACTCCGTCTCCGACGCCAGCCGCGCCATCCAGTCCATGGTTCTCACCGCCTGGTCCGAGGGCGTAGGCTCCAACTGGGTTGGCTTCTTGAGGTCTCTCGACCAGGTCAACGCGCTTCTAGGCATACCCAAAGAACTCGATGTGATAGCTGTCATACCCCTCGGTTATCCCAAGAAAACCCTTGGCCGAGGCAAAAAACAGCGCAAACCCCTCTCTCAAATAGCCCACCGAGGCCGCTTCGGCCAGCCCTTTGAATAA
- a CDS encoding NIPSNAP family protein codes for MIYELRIYYAMPGKMPALIDRFEKHTEALFKELSMECVGYWTEAVGDSSKFYYMMRFKDQADMEKKWQSFRDCGKWPAIAAATEKDGPLISKAVNTVLRPTRYSAMK; via the coding sequence ATGATCTACGAACTCAGAATTTATTACGCCATGCCCGGCAAAATGCCCGCCCTCATCGACCGCTTCGAAAAACACACCGAAGCCCTCTTTAAAGAACTCAGCATGGAATGCGTCGGCTACTGGACCGAGGCCGTTGGCGACAGCTCCAAGTTCTACTACATGATGCGATTCAAAGACCAGGCCGACATGGAGAAAAAGTGGCAGTCCTTCCGCGACTGCGGCAAGTGGCCCGCCATCGCCGCCGCCACCGAAAAAGACGGCCCCCTCATCTCCAAAGCCGTCAACACCGTCCTCCGCCCCACCCGCTACTCCGCCATGAAGTGA
- the ruvB gene encoding Holliday junction branch migration DNA helicase RuvB produces MTTERLVSGKAHDEDQGIDLSLRPRSLKDFVGQDKIKDNLSIAIQAAQLRKEPLDHILLYGPPGLGKTTLGHIIAREMGVNIRVTSGPAIERAGDMAAILTSLKNGDLLFIDEVHRLSRPVEEVLYPAMEDFFLSWVMGKGMGARSVNLKVNPFTLIGATTRYAMLSAPLRDRFGSIYRLEFYNLPAMESIVRRSATILNVDLDAGAAREIAARSRGTPRVANRLLKRARDYALVLSDGKVTKKVALEALAKLEVDPLGLDDIDHRLLRSIIEKFSGGPVGLDTLAASISEEADTIMDVYEPFLLQLGFLDRTPRGRTATPRAYQHLRIPPPNKEKDSPQAKLI; encoded by the coding sequence ATGACAACAGAACGTTTGGTCTCAGGCAAGGCCCACGACGAAGACCAGGGTATAGACCTCTCCCTCCGGCCCCGCTCCCTCAAAGACTTCGTCGGCCAGGACAAGATTAAAGACAACCTCTCCATCGCCATCCAGGCCGCCCAGCTTCGCAAGGAGCCCCTCGACCACATCCTCCTCTACGGCCCCCCCGGCCTCGGCAAGACCACCCTCGGCCACATCATCGCCCGCGAGATGGGCGTCAACATCCGCGTCACCTCCGGCCCCGCCATCGAGCGCGCCGGCGACATGGCCGCCATCCTCACCTCCCTCAAAAACGGCGACCTCTTGTTCATCGACGAGGTCCACCGCCTCAGCCGCCCCGTCGAGGAGGTCCTCTACCCCGCCATGGAGGACTTCTTCCTCTCCTGGGTCATGGGCAAAGGTATGGGCGCCCGCAGCGTGAACCTCAAGGTGAACCCCTTCACCCTCATCGGCGCCACCACACGATACGCCATGCTCTCCGCGCCCCTTCGAGACCGCTTCGGCTCCATCTACCGACTCGAGTTCTACAACCTCCCCGCTATGGAGTCCATCGTCCGGCGCTCCGCTACCATCCTTAACGTCGACCTCGACGCCGGCGCCGCCCGCGAAATCGCCGCCCGTTCCCGCGGCACCCCTCGAGTCGCCAACCGCCTCCTCAAGCGCGCCCGCGACTATGCCTTGGTTCTTAGCGACGGCAAGGTCACTAAAAAAGTCGCCCTGGAAGCTCTCGCCAAGCTGGAGGTCGACCCCCTCGGCCTCGACGATATCGATCATCGTCTCCTCCGCAGCATCATCGAAAAGTTCTCCGGCGGCCCCGTCGGCCTCGACACCCTCGCCGCCTCCATCAGCGAGGAGGCCGACACCATCATGGACGTCTACGAGCCTTTTCTATTGCAGCTCGGCTTCCTGGACCGCACCCCGCGAGGCCGCACCGCCACCCCCCGCGCCTACCAGCACCTCCGGATTCCTCCCCCCAACAAAGAAAAAGACTCCCCCCAGGCCAAGCTTATCTAG
- a CDS encoding type II toxin-antitoxin system prevent-host-death family antitoxin: MEKTITATELARELSEILNKVKYKGERYTVTRNGMPIATIGPATPPKSVTFRELMGSLKKVPWPDEDFAKDLREIQKRQSKSEPPSWPS, translated from the coding sequence ATGGAAAAGACGATAACGGCAACAGAATTGGCGAGAGAGCTGTCTGAGATATTGAATAAGGTGAAGTACAAAGGAGAGCGTTATACAGTAACGCGCAACGGTATGCCTATTGCGACCATAGGCCCGGCAACGCCGCCCAAATCAGTTACATTTCGTGAGCTTATGGGCAGCCTGAAGAAAGTACCATGGCCCGATGAGGACTTTGCCAAGGACTTGAGGGAGATACAGAAGAGGCAGTCCAAATCGGAGCCGCCATCGTGGCCGTCCTGA
- a CDS encoding type II toxin-antitoxin system VapC family toxin, whose translation MGAAIVAVLIDSSVFISLERSGEPLEGFIESLGDEESYLASMTAAELLIGVHRADSEERRMRRQNFVEQTLSLVTVVPFDLQVARTHAALWDRMAAAGGLIGDRDLMIAATALTYGYDVLTLDLRDFGRVPDLTVRRANL comes from the coding sequence ATCGGAGCCGCCATCGTGGCCGTCCTGATTGACTCCAGCGTTTTTATCAGCCTGGAGCGTAGCGGTGAGCCGCTGGAGGGGTTTATTGAGTCGTTAGGCGACGAGGAATCATACCTGGCTTCGATGACGGCGGCGGAACTGCTCATAGGTGTCCATAGGGCAGATTCAGAGGAACGGCGCATGAGAAGGCAAAATTTTGTGGAACAGACGCTGTCACTGGTCACCGTAGTGCCATTTGATTTACAGGTAGCAAGGACTCATGCAGCACTTTGGGATCGAATGGCCGCGGCCGGAGGTCTAATAGGTGATAGAGACTTAATGATTGCTGCCACGGCGCTGACATACGGATATGATGTACTTACACTGGACCTGCGGGATTTTGGACGGGTGCCTGACTTAACTGTCAGGCGGGCTAACCTTTGA
- a CDS encoding methylmalonyl-CoA mutase, which yields MNVASKSKKEWKEKTLEPSVRRFAERQERFETESGLEVEAAYAPEDLDHAGFEYGRELGYPGEYPYTRGVQPNMYRGRVWTMRQYSGYASAEESNRRYRYLLEQGQTGLSVAFDLPTQIGYDSDHPLAKGEVGKVGVPICHIDDMDTLLKDIPLEEVSTSMTINATASVLLCLYMAVARQRGVGLDKISGTLQNDILKEYIARGTYAYPPRPSMRLVVDVFKYCSAQVPRWNAISISGYHMREAGATAVQELAFTFANAIAYVEAAVKSGLKVDEFAPQLSFFFVSHNNLFEEVAKFRAARRMWSKIMKERFGAQNPRSMMLRFHTQTAGVTLTAQQPDNNVVRTTVQALAAVLGGTQSLHVNSKDEALALPTEESAQLSLRTQQILANESGVADVVDPLGGSYFIEDLTGRLEKAAWKYIEQIDQMGGAVSALERGFQMREIGESAYRHQREVEQGRRIIVGMNKYVTEEPPIKGLLRIDQAAAKRQMERLQRFRRGRDAGVSKKALGRLEEAARGEENSVASILEAVEVRCTLGEICDVLRKVFGEQREMAGV from the coding sequence GTGAACGTGGCTAGTAAGAGCAAGAAGGAGTGGAAGGAGAAGACGCTGGAACCGTCGGTGAGACGGTTTGCGGAGCGTCAGGAGAGGTTCGAGACGGAGTCGGGGTTGGAGGTGGAGGCGGCGTACGCGCCAGAGGACTTGGATCACGCCGGGTTTGAGTACGGGCGGGAACTGGGGTATCCGGGGGAGTACCCGTACACTCGCGGGGTGCAGCCGAACATGTATCGAGGGCGGGTGTGGACGATGCGGCAGTATTCGGGGTATGCGTCGGCGGAGGAGAGCAATCGACGGTACAGGTACTTGTTGGAGCAGGGGCAGACGGGGCTGAGCGTGGCCTTCGATTTGCCGACGCAGATTGGCTACGACTCGGACCACCCGCTAGCCAAGGGTGAGGTGGGGAAGGTGGGGGTGCCGATTTGCCACATCGACGACATGGACACGCTGCTGAAGGACATCCCGCTCGAGGAGGTCAGTACGTCCATGACCATCAACGCCACGGCGTCGGTGCTGCTGTGCCTGTATATGGCTGTGGCGCGGCAGCGGGGCGTGGGGTTGGATAAGATCAGCGGGACCCTGCAGAACGACATTCTGAAGGAGTACATCGCGAGAGGGACTTATGCGTACCCGCCTCGGCCGTCTATGCGGTTGGTGGTGGACGTGTTCAAGTACTGCTCGGCACAAGTGCCCAGGTGGAACGCCATCAGCATCAGTGGGTACCACATGCGGGAGGCGGGGGCGACGGCGGTGCAGGAGCTAGCGTTCACCTTTGCCAACGCCATCGCATATGTGGAGGCGGCGGTGAAGTCTGGGCTGAAGGTGGACGAGTTCGCGCCCCAGCTATCGTTCTTCTTCGTGTCGCATAACAACCTGTTCGAGGAGGTGGCGAAGTTCAGGGCGGCGCGGCGGATGTGGTCGAAGATAATGAAGGAACGGTTTGGGGCGCAGAACCCGCGGTCGATGATGCTAAGATTTCATACACAAACGGCGGGGGTGACGCTGACGGCGCAGCAGCCGGACAACAACGTGGTGCGAACGACGGTGCAGGCGCTGGCGGCGGTCCTGGGAGGGACGCAGTCGCTGCATGTGAACTCTAAGGACGAGGCGCTGGCGCTGCCGACGGAGGAGTCGGCGCAACTGTCGCTGAGGACACAGCAGATACTGGCCAACGAGAGCGGGGTGGCCGACGTGGTGGACCCGCTTGGGGGATCGTATTTCATAGAGGACCTGACGGGCAGGCTGGAGAAGGCGGCATGGAAGTATATCGAGCAAATCGACCAGATGGGGGGCGCGGTGTCGGCGCTGGAGCGGGGGTTTCAGATGCGGGAGATAGGGGAGTCTGCGTACCGGCACCAGAGGGAGGTGGAGCAAGGTCGACGGATAATTGTTGGGATGAACAAGTATGTGACTGAGGAGCCACCGATTAAAGGTCTGCTGCGGATAGACCAGGCAGCGGCGAAGCGGCAAATGGAGCGGCTGCAAAGGTTCCGCAGGGGGCGGGATGCAGGCGTGTCGAAGAAGGCGCTGGGGAGGCTGGAGGAGGCGGCGCGAGGGGAGGAGAATTCGGTGGCGTCGATACTGGAGGCGGTGGAGGTGCGGTGCACGCTGGGGGAGATATGCGACGTGTTAAGGAAGGTGTTTGGGGAGCAGAGGGAGATGGCGGGGGTGTAA
- a CDS encoding type II toxin-antitoxin system HicA family toxin, giving the protein MPKRYQPRELNLVLEHLGWRQTRQRGRHAILTKAGAYRNIAVPMSSREVSIGTFYSILKTASLTREDFDNMAEEVL; this is encoded by the coding sequence ATGCCCAAACGCTATCAACCTAGAGAGTTAAACCTTGTTTTGGAACACCTAGGATGGCGACAGACTCGCCAGCGTGGCAGACATGCTATCCTTACGAAAGCAGGGGCATACCGAAATATTGCAGTGCCAATGTCAAGCAGAGAGGTTTCTATTGGCACATTTTACTCGATACTCAAGACAGCAAGTTTAACCAGAGAAGATTTTGATAACATGGCCGAAGAGGTCTTGTGA
- a CDS encoding acyl-CoA dehydrogenase, with product MNFLLTEEEKMLQAAVREFVEREVKPRSRATDEAEEFDWEVWKGMTGLGLAGIGVDARYGGTPGTHRQMVQVIEEVSRGDAAASVSLLAHRSLAMETVLQFGNDKQKAKYIPGAVKGEKILAWALTEPGSGSDAAAMQTTAVKKGDHYVLNGSKMFITNGDIAEAVMVFATQDKSQRHKGVSAFIVDKGLEGFEAHKQSGKMGLRGSNTVELTFRDTPVPVGNRLGEEGKGFRYAMEILDSSRIIIAAQSVGIAQGAFESAVRYAQQRKTFGKPIGEHQAIQFMLADMATDIYASQAMTLHAATLKDQGLPYLQEASMAKLYASEACFRVASKAVQIYGGIGYFKESDVERYFRDSRVTSIYEGTSEIQRLVIARQILEQYK from the coding sequence ATGAATTTCCTGCTAACAGAAGAAGAGAAGATGTTGCAGGCGGCGGTGCGGGAGTTTGTTGAGCGGGAGGTGAAGCCCCGCTCTAGGGCGACGGATGAGGCGGAGGAGTTCGACTGGGAGGTGTGGAAGGGGATGACGGGTTTAGGGCTAGCGGGGATTGGGGTGGACGCCAGGTATGGGGGCACGCCGGGGACGCACCGTCAGATGGTGCAGGTTATCGAGGAGGTGAGCCGGGGGGATGCGGCAGCGTCAGTGAGCCTGCTGGCGCACAGGTCGCTGGCGATGGAGACGGTGCTGCAGTTCGGCAACGACAAGCAGAAGGCTAAGTACATTCCGGGCGCGGTCAAAGGGGAGAAGATACTGGCGTGGGCGCTGACGGAGCCGGGGTCGGGGTCCGACGCGGCGGCGATGCAAACGACGGCGGTTAAGAAGGGCGACCACTATGTTTTGAACGGCAGCAAGATGTTTATTACGAACGGGGACATCGCCGAGGCGGTGATGGTCTTCGCGACCCAGGACAAGAGCCAGAGACACAAGGGCGTGAGCGCATTCATAGTGGACAAGGGGTTGGAGGGATTTGAGGCGCACAAACAGTCGGGGAAGATGGGGCTGAGGGGGTCGAACACGGTGGAGCTGACGTTTCGGGATACGCCGGTGCCAGTGGGGAACAGGCTGGGCGAGGAGGGGAAGGGATTTCGGTACGCGATGGAGATACTGGACTCGAGCCGCATAATCATCGCGGCGCAGAGCGTGGGGATAGCGCAGGGGGCGTTCGAGTCGGCGGTAAGGTATGCGCAGCAGAGGAAGACTTTTGGGAAGCCGATAGGCGAGCACCAGGCGATCCAGTTCATGCTGGCGGACATGGCGACGGATATTTACGCGTCGCAGGCGATGACGCTGCATGCGGCGACGCTGAAGGACCAGGGGCTGCCGTATTTGCAGGAGGCATCGATGGCGAAGCTGTACGCGTCGGAGGCGTGCTTCCGGGTGGCGTCCAAGGCGGTGCAGATTTACGGGGGGATTGGGTACTTTAAGGAGAGCGACGTAGAGAGGTATTTCAGGGACTCGAGGGTAACGAGCATATATGAGGGGACGTCGGAGATACAGAGGCTGGTGATAGCGCGGCAGATTTTGGAGCAGTATAAGTAG
- a CDS encoding methylmalonyl-CoA epimerase — protein sequence MKFFEKTFGIKPSPVKVLIDQGVKATLLAVGQTRLELLEPLSAETTVGKFIERRGEGLHHLAFNVEDVSKGLESVKGQGVEVIDKAPREGLSGMIAFLHPRSTFGVLTELVQSVD from the coding sequence ATGAAGTTTTTCGAGAAGACTTTTGGTATAAAGCCGTCGCCGGTGAAGGTGCTAATAGACCAGGGGGTGAAGGCGACGCTGCTGGCGGTGGGGCAAACTCGATTGGAGCTGCTGGAACCGTTGAGCGCGGAAACGACAGTGGGGAAATTCATCGAGAGGCGAGGCGAAGGGCTGCATCACCTGGCGTTCAACGTGGAGGATGTGTCGAAGGGGCTGGAGTCGGTGAAGGGACAGGGGGTGGAAGTCATCGACAAGGCGCCGAGGGAGGGCCTGTCTGGCATGATAGCGTTTCTGCATCCGAGGTCAACGTTTGGCGTGCTGACGGAACTGGTACAATCGGTCGACTAA
- a CDS encoding cobalamin B12-binding domain-containing protein — protein MTEQQRKIRVLVAKPGLDGHDRGAKVIARALRDAGMEVIYTGIRQTPQMIVETASQEDVDVVGLSILSGAHLEIFPEIMSGLKEKEMGDVLVVVGGIIPKEDHEALKAMGVRAIFGPGASTQEIVKYLGEATEDKLRT, from the coding sequence ATGACAGAGCAGCAGAGGAAAATACGTGTGCTGGTGGCCAAGCCAGGCCTGGACGGGCACGACCGGGGGGCCAAGGTCATTGCGAGGGCGCTGCGGGACGCGGGTATGGAGGTTATCTACACGGGGATACGGCAGACGCCGCAGATGATTGTGGAGACGGCGTCGCAGGAGGATGTGGACGTGGTGGGGCTGAGCATACTATCGGGGGCGCACCTCGAGATATTTCCGGAGATTATGAGCGGGCTCAAAGAGAAGGAGATGGGGGATGTTTTGGTGGTGGTGGGTGGTATAATACCTAAAGAAGACCACGAAGCGCTGAAGGCGATGGGCGTACGGGCGATATTCGGCCCCGGCGCCTCGACGCAAGAGATAGTCAAGTATCTAGGGGAAGCGACGGAAGATAAGCTGCGAACATAG
- a CDS encoding DUF177 domain-containing protein: MRYDIGQFLKEPMGSVRDYEVDTGVVMESGEKERVKGHLSLTRLNRSIWVRGRLEAEVGGVCSRCLTSLRQPVTAFIDEMFQLKIPQYMRPEPTGEGEEPEFTIGDDHVLDLEEVVRQAFILNAPMKSLCRDDCKGICSVCGGNRNTQPCDCEARSTNPVLNRLADLLTRSGEEF; the protein is encoded by the coding sequence GTGCGTTACGATATTGGACAATTTCTCAAGGAGCCGATGGGCTCAGTCCGCGACTACGAGGTGGATACCGGAGTAGTCATGGAATCGGGCGAGAAAGAGCGGGTGAAAGGACACTTGAGCCTGACCCGCTTAAACAGGAGCATCTGGGTCAGGGGCAGGCTGGAGGCGGAGGTCGGCGGAGTGTGCAGCCGCTGCCTGACGTCGTTGAGGCAGCCCGTCACAGCGTTTATCGACGAGATGTTCCAGCTAAAGATACCGCAATACATGCGCCCCGAACCTACGGGAGAGGGGGAGGAGCCTGAGTTCACTATTGGCGACGACCACGTGCTGGACTTGGAGGAGGTTGTACGTCAGGCTTTTATACTGAACGCGCCGATGAAGTCACTTTGCAGGGATGACTGCAAAGGTATATGCTCTGTCTGCGGCGGCAATAGGAACACGCAGCCCTGCGACTGCGAAGCCCGTTCCACTAATCCTGTGTTGAACAGGCTGGCGGATTTACTAACACGCTCAGGAGAAGAGTTCTAA
- a CDS encoding 50S ribosomal protein L32, with protein MAPLPTKKLTRAFSRRKFTAYRLEAQHVSICSQCHGSKRPHRVCMHCGYYKGRQILKVGTAIEGE; from the coding sequence ATGGCCCCTCTGCCAACAAAGAAATTAACTCGAGCCTTCAGCCGGAGGAAGTTTACAGCCTACCGTCTTGAGGCGCAGCACGTATCTATCTGCTCCCAGTGCCACGGCTCCAAGCGGCCTCACAGGGTCTGCATGCACTGCGGATACTATAAGGGCCGGCAGATACTTAAAGTGGGGACCGCCATAGAGGGAGAATAA